GGCATCCAGAAGGCGAGCTTCGTCGAGCCGATCATCCAGAAGCAAAGCGAACTGTGCGTCGCGGCCGGCAAAAAGCCGGTGACAGTCCAGATCCTGAACGATCAGGCCACCCTGCTTCTCGGCCTCAAGTCCAAGAGGATCCAGGCGGTTTTCTCCGAAACCGTCGCGCTGGCCTATCAGAATTCGGTCAACAACAACGCCTTTAAGGTTGTTCCCTCCGGCAAGAACCTCTTGGCCGAACTCTACCAAGCTTCAGCGACCCCCAAAGGCTCCGATCTGACGAAGGTCATAACAGCAGCCTGGCAGAAACTCGTCGACAATGGCGCTTACGCTCGCCTCATGACCAAGTGGGGCATCGAGGATGATATGCTTCCGGCTCCGGGTCTCAATCTGGCGAAGCCGAACAAGTAGCGCTCGCGCGGATACCTCGGTTGAAGGGGTAGCTGCACGTCTTTGTAGCGGTGGGAGCCGGATTTGGAAAAGCCCACTTTTGTCTTGATCCATGGCTCATGGCATGGCGGATGGTGCTGGTCACGGGTAGCTCCCATTCTGCGCCAACATGGGGCCAGTGTCTTCACGCCGACCCTGACCGGCCAGGGGGAGCGCTCCCATCTGCTGAACCCTGACGTCGGACTGAGGACCCATATCGACGACGTCGTGCAGACGCTGCGCTTCAACGGTCTGCGCAATGTCATCCTCGTAGGGCATAGCTATGGCGGCATGGTAATACGCGGCGTTCAGGACGCAGCGCCGGATTGCATACACGCTCTTGTCTATCTCGATGCCCATGTGCCGGCGGATGGCGACAGTATGTGCGCCCTCGCCGGTCCGGAGGTGACGGAGCGCCTTCGGAAACGTGTGGAGGAAGAGGGCAGTGGCTGGATACTTCCCCCCTCGCCCGCGTCCGTGTTCGGGACAGAAGACCCGAAGGATGCGGCATGGATCAATTGCTTGTCCACGCCCATGGCCTGGAAGGCCTATACAGATGTGCTGCAATTGGCAAAGCCATCAGCAGATGCGGAGCGAAAGGGCTACATTCGCTGCGTAGCGCACAAGCGGACTTATTTCGATCTGGCGGCAGACCGTCATCGGGGCCGCGCAGGATGGACCGTTCGGGACCTTGCCGCCGCCCACAATGTCATGGTCACCCACCCACGACTGCTCGCCGAAACTCTGCTCACGCTCACCTGATTGCAAGAGGCATCGCCCTTATCGCCCGACGCTGCGGGCGATGAGCGAACCTCCAAGACAGACGAGGCCAACACCATGTCACAGCAATCCATTCCGCTGCCGCTCGCCAGTGCGCATGGCGCCGCGGCGCTGCCCGACGTGGCCAGAGCCGAGAAACAATGGCACCCGTGGAGGTGGGCGCTCAGCATTTTCGTGACCCTGCTGGTGCTCCGCTTCTTCATGCTGGTGGCTACCAACCAGAACCTGCAATGGCCGGTCGTTGCCAACTACATGTTCAATCCGGTCGTGTTGCGCGGATTGGGTATGACCTTGTGGCTGACCGTTCTTGCCATGGTGGTTGGGTTTGTATTGGGAACAGCGTTGGCCTTGTTCCGGATGAGCACGATTGCCCCGCTCAGCTACTTTGCATTGGGCTTCACTTGGCTCTTTCGCTCGGTCCCGACACTCGTTCTGCTTATCTTCCTCTACAACATCTCGATCCTGATCCCGACCGTGGAGATAGGAATACCTTTCGGCCCTGTGTTTTGGTCGGAACGCACCAATGATCTCGTCACGCCCTTTGTCGCCGCGACAATCGGGCTCGGCTTTCACAAGGCCGCCTATATGTCCGAAATCATCAGGGCCGGCTTATTATCCGTAGACGATGGGCAAAAGCAGGCGGCAACCTCGCTCGGCATGTCGCCAGCGACAATGCTGCGCCGGGTCATCCTGCCACAGGCGATGCGGGTCATCATCCCGCCCACGGGCAGCGAGATCATCTCCACCTTGAAGCTCACCTCGCTCGTCAGCGTGATCTCCATGGCCGATCTTCTCTATACCGTGGAAACGATCTACGCGAGAACGTTCCAGACCATCCCACTGCTGGTTGTTGCCTGCCTTTGGTATCTTATCCTCACCTCGATATTGCAGATCGGCCAGAGATACGTTGAGAAGTACTTCGGGCGAGGTTATCGCAGCCGCACCGGCACGAGCGACCATAGCGCAGCGCAGGAATGACCGAGCGATGACAATGACCGAACCCAGCAAAAATCCTGTAGTCGTGGCGCGCGACATACGCAAAAGCTTTGGCCAGAATCAGGTTCTCAAAGGAGTCAATCTCTCGGTCCGTGCATCCGAGGTTGTTGTTATTCTTGGTTCTTCCGGGTCGGGCAAATCGACATTCCTGCGCTGCCTCAACCAGCTCGAGGACATTGACGGTGGGTGGATCGAAATCGATGGCGAAAGTATAGGCTACGAGTATTCGAACGGCCGCGTCCGTAGACTGCCGGCCCATCGCCGTGTGCAGCAGCGACGCGCGCTTGGAATGGTCTTTCAACAGTTCAATCTCTTCCAGCACCTGACCGCCATCGGCAATGTCATGGAAGCGCCCGTATCTGTGCGCGGTATCACGAAATCGGCGGCGCGCGCGCAGGCCATGTCGTTCCTGGAAAAAGTGGGCCTCGCGGACAAAGCCCATCTCTATCCTTATCAGCTTTCAGGCGGTCAGCAGCAGCGAGTTGCGATTGCACGCGCTCTCGCCATGGAACCCAAGGTGATGCTGTTCGACGAACCGACCAGCGCTCTCGATCCTGAACTCGTCGGCGAGGTGCTCGCGGTCATGAAGGATGTCGCCAAAAGCGGAACAACGATGATCGTCGTGACCCATGAAATGGGCTTCGCAAGCGAGGTCTCGGACCGGGTCGTCTTCATGGATGGCGGCGTTGTCATCCAGGACGCCCCTTTCGCCGAGATGGCCGCCAACCCGGCCAGCCCGAAGGTCGCGAGTTTCGTCCGCAACGCGAAACACTGATTTGACGCAGCATATTCCAAAAGGACAGGCCATGCTTATAGATGCCCTACAGTGCGGTGAATTCGACCGCGATGTTCTCCAGATGCTGCAGGCTGGCGGATATACTTGCGTAACCCCGACCCTCGGCTTTTGGGAAGGCACGCTCGAATCCATGGACGCCATCGGCACATGGAAGGATATGGAGCGGGATAACAGCGATCTGATCCGGATCGTCCGCAAGACCGATGATATCCGCCAATGCGCGGCAGACGGCAAGCTTGGTGTGCTGCTTGGCTTCCAGAACACCAATTGTTTGGAAGATCGTATCCGCTTCGTGGAGCTATTCGCGAATATGGATACACGCGTCATGCAGCTGACCTACAACAACCAGAACGAGCTTGGCGGCTCATGCTACGAGGATGAAGACAGCGGCCTCTCCCGCTTTGGCCGGGAGGTCGTGGTTGAGATGGCCCGTTGCGGCATCGTCGTCGATTGCTCGCATGTCGGTGACCGCACGACCCTCCATGCGATCGAGCATAGCCCCAAGCCGATTGCCGTGACGCACGCGAACGCCGCGTCAATTTTTCCGCACAAGCGCAACCGCAGTGATGACGTGCTGAAGGCGTTATCCGAGACCGGGGGTGTTATCGGTTGCGCGGCCTACCGCAACATAACGCCGGACTCCGCATGCGCCAGCACGCGTGGTTTCGCCGAAATGATAGCACGGACGGTCGAGATCGCTGGCATTGATCACGTCGGCCTCGGAACCGACTTCAGCTATAAATCCAATGACGCGTTCCGGGAATGGATGCGCAAGGGCCGCTGGACACGCTCTGTGCAGTATGGCGCGGGTTCGGCTGCTCGGCCTGGAGCGGTTTCCAAGCCGGACTGGCTGCCGACGGCCGACCGCCTGAAGGATCTCGAACCCTCATTGGCCGAAGTTGGATTCTCGCCTGAGGAGATCGGCAAGATCATGGGCGGTAATTGGCTCCGCCTTTATGGTGCAGTGTTCGGCTGAGCCATTCTCCTTCTCGATCAAGCCTCGATCGCATAGAAAAAGTACGCGGCGCGGAACATTCGCGCCGCGTCCTACACAGCCTATGCTTTTTTCTACTCTTCAAGAGCCCGCGATCGGAGCAATAATGTCAATCGCCGCCAGAATCCGCATCGCCGTTCAACTACAGCCCGTTCACTGCACATATGACGCGCTGCGCGCTGCCGTTTCGCGTGTCGATGCTTCCGGCGCCGACATTCTCTTCAATTCGGACCACTTCTTTCCGTCGATTGGTGAAGACAACGGGAGTTGTTTTGAAGCATGGACAATGCTCGGCGCGTGGGCGGAACAGACACACCATGTTCAACTCGGCGTCTCCGTGAGCGGCAATACATACCGCAACGCCCATCTGCTCGCAGACATGGCGCGAACGGTCGATCATATCTCGCGCGGCCGGGCGATTCTGGGTATTGGCTCCGGCTGGTTCAGGAAAGATCATGACGAATATGGCTATGACCTGTCTGATTCAAAGAGCCGTCTCGAGGGCCTCGATCAATCTTTAGAAGCTATTCGATACAGGCTTCCGCGGCTTAATCCACCGCCGGCGGGCAAACTGCCCATCATGATTGGCAATGGTGGCGACCGAAAACCACCCGAAATGGTTGCACGCTACGCGGACATCTGGATGGACTTCAAGGCACCCGAGATCGTGCGGGCCTACAATCGCGAATTGGATTCTGTCTGCGAGGCTATCGGCCGCGATCCCCGTTCCATCGAACGTGGTGTCGCTGTTTCGCCGGAGGATCTCTCACGCGTTCAATTATTTCTAGATGCGGGATGTACGCTTTTTATGGTGCGTACTGCGGGCCCTGAGCTCGATCTTGCCTTTTTGCCGAGCTGGATTGCCTGGCGGGACGCGCTCAACGATCACTACACGGTTCAGGAGAGCCGGCAGACTTAGCAGCCTCCACGGCCGACATACATGTCTTGGGCCACCAGCCTCTGCGGTTTCGGGGCTCGGCTGGTGCAGGAACCGCCGCGCATCCGCCAGCGAAGCTCGGCTGTGAATTGAGCGAGCTCACCGCCGTAAGCGTCCACGTGGCGTTCCCCTGGGGCGTTAGGCCACATCTCAGCCAAGCTCTGCAAGCGGATGGCAGGGCAGAGCTTGCAAACAGCGCGCCGATTAAGGGCCTATTCCCCGTTTATCGACATCGCGACCCCGAGTGAACGGAGATCCCGCCAATAGGCCGGATACGTCTTATTCACGCAGTCCGGGTCCTTGATGGTCACGCCCGGCACCATCAAGCCTGCGAGAGCGAGGCTCATCGCGATCCGATGATCGGCGTAAGTTTCTATCTCCGCCGCCCGAAACCGCTCTGCTGGCATGGGCGTGACGAGCAAGTCATCGCCTTCCTCAACGGCTGATCCAGGGGCCAGTCGCGCAAGCTCGTTAGCGAGAGCTGCCACGCGGTCGCACTCCTTGACCCTGAGGTTTGCGATGCCCGTGAAGCGAACGGGTTCTCTGCAGAACGCAGCCAGTACCGCGAGGGTCGGAACCGCATCCTGCATCTGCGATCCCTCAATCACACGCGGCAGGTTCGGGAATTGATTGATCAAGGCATGGGCGCGTGCGTCAGGCTGGGTAAAGGCGCTCGCTGCCGTCCCGATATCGATGTCCCCGCCTGTCAGAACTTCTGCCGCCCACAGATACGTAGCGGCTGATGCGTCGGGTTCAATATGCATGTCAACGGCGCGATAGCCACCCGGCTGGACGACCCATGTGGTAGCACTGCGTTCCTCAACGCGGGCGCCGAAATGACGCATCGCTGCACAAGTGAGGTCGATATAGCCGCGCGCGCCGATGGCCTCGCCTTTGAGATTGACCTGGACCGGGCGCGATCCTCCTGCAGCCAACATCAACAGGGCGGAGATGTATTGGCTTGAAAGCCCCGCATCGACAGTGACGCTGTCTCCCTCAAACCCGCCGCGTCCGTCGATCGTGACCGGCGGGCAACCTGAAGGCGCTGTGGCAACGATCCCAAGCTGGCCAAGCGCCGCAACGAGAGGCGCAATGGGCCGCTTCTGCATATGTTCGTCGCCAGTGACAACGACAACGCCGTTCGCCAGGGCGGCGGCCGCAGTCAAGAATCGCGTGGCTGTGCCAGCGTTGCCCAAAAAGACCGGCTCAGACGGCGCTTTGAGTCCGCCCGCACCATGGACAACAAAACTTGTCGCGTCCGGCTCCTCGATCGCGACACCCATGCCCCTCAGAGCATTTGCCATATGCCGTGTGTCGTCGCTCTTCAACGCGCCGGTCAGATGGCTCGTTCCGTTGGATAGCGCGGCCAGAAGAAGCGCGCGATTGGTGATCGACTTTGACCCGGGCGGCGCAACGGCCCCGCGCAACGGGCGTTGAGGAGGGACCAAGGTCAGTGTCTTCGTCATCTGTTCTTCGCCTGCATACCAAATCGCGGCGCCAACCTGCCACGTCCGGGCTGACTAGAACACATGATTTTTGTCGCCGTCGCTTTAAGGAATCAATCGTTTCCTGACGCCCTGTGCCGACGGACCTTACCGGGAGCACGCTGCAGCTCACCACTGCAGCGCAATCCCAGAACGCGCGAAGCGAGCCAACCCTCCTCGCTCGCGTGTGAAGGCAAGAGGTACGCTCCGTCGGTGGTTTCATGCACGAAAGAAGAACGGGAAGGGCGGAGTCAGCTCAAAGCTCCGAAGGCGCGGCACGCGGGCGTTTCTTTCCACGTCTAGGCTCTTCCGCGCTGCGGACGTTCTGACCGCCTCCACCAGCTGGCTCTTCTGGATTCACGCCGTTCGTCGCCAAACCACCATCAGAGACAGGCTCTGGGCGGTGTGGGATTTGCATCTCGCCCTGGTCCGTCAAGGTGGGGAACTCGCCGGCGTTCGCAAGCGCTTCTATTGGCTCGGCTGCCTCCCTCTCAGCCGCCTCGACCGGCTTGAGCATTTCGGGGTGCCCTTCCTCGATCGCCACGATCTCCTTGGCCTGGAACCAGTGGCTCTCAGCACGCCCTTCCGGCCGGCCTTCCTCCTCCCAGAGTCGGTGGGCGCGCTCGCGGATGCGACGTTCTCGTTCGTCCATAATTTCCTCCGAACTTGGGTGCTGGAGGAACGCCTGTGAGAGGAGGATCGTTCCGAGCGGAAACGTACCGGCATCGCGGTCGGGGCGCTCTGCCGCGGCCGCACTTTTCATGCCTCACAACCCCGGACTGGCGTTTCACGGCCGCTTTACGCCCGAGATCTTCTCATTCCGCAAGGGCAATTCTCCGCGCCCT
This portion of the Chelatococcus sp. YT9 genome encodes:
- a CDS encoding membrane dipeptidase; the protein is MLIDALQCGEFDRDVLQMLQAGGYTCVTPTLGFWEGTLESMDAIGTWKDMERDNSDLIRIVRKTDDIRQCAADGKLGVLLGFQNTNCLEDRIRFVELFANMDTRVMQLTYNNQNELGGSCYEDEDSGLSRFGREVVVEMARCGIVVDCSHVGDRTTLHAIEHSPKPIAVTHANAASIFPHKRNRSDDVLKALSETGGVIGCAAYRNITPDSACASTRGFAEMIARTVEIAGIDHVGLGTDFSYKSNDAFREWMRKGRWTRSVQYGAGSAARPGAVSKPDWLPTADRLKDLEPSLAEVGFSPEEIGKIMGGNWLRLYGAVFG
- a CDS encoding alpha/beta hydrolase, coding for MEKPTFVLIHGSWHGGWCWSRVAPILRQHGASVFTPTLTGQGERSHLLNPDVGLRTHIDDVVQTLRFNGLRNVILVGHSYGGMVIRGVQDAAPDCIHALVYLDAHVPADGDSMCALAGPEVTERLRKRVEEEGSGWILPPSPASVFGTEDPKDAAWINCLSTPMAWKAYTDVLQLAKPSADAERKGYIRCVAHKRTYFDLAADRHRGRAGWTVRDLAAAHNVMVTHPRLLAETLLTLT
- a CDS encoding amino acid ABC transporter ATP-binding protein; this encodes MTMTEPSKNPVVVARDIRKSFGQNQVLKGVNLSVRASEVVVILGSSGSGKSTFLRCLNQLEDIDGGWIEIDGESIGYEYSNGRVRRLPAHRRVQQRRALGMVFQQFNLFQHLTAIGNVMEAPVSVRGITKSAARAQAMSFLEKVGLADKAHLYPYQLSGGQQQRVAIARALAMEPKVMLFDEPTSALDPELVGEVLAVMKDVAKSGTTMIVVTHEMGFASEVSDRVVFMDGGVVIQDAPFAEMAANPASPKVASFVRNAKH
- the aroA gene encoding 3-phosphoshikimate 1-carboxyvinyltransferase; its protein translation is MTKTLTLVPPQRPLRGAVAPPGSKSITNRALLLAALSNGTSHLTGALKSDDTRHMANALRGMGVAIEEPDATSFVVHGAGGLKAPSEPVFLGNAGTATRFLTAAAALANGVVVVTGDEHMQKRPIAPLVAALGQLGIVATAPSGCPPVTIDGRGGFEGDSVTVDAGLSSQYISALLMLAAGGSRPVQVNLKGEAIGARGYIDLTCAAMRHFGARVEERSATTWVVQPGGYRAVDMHIEPDASAATYLWAAEVLTGGDIDIGTAASAFTQPDARAHALINQFPNLPRVIEGSQMQDAVPTLAVLAAFCREPVRFTGIANLRVKECDRVAALANELARLAPGSAVEEGDDLLVTPMPAERFRAAEIETYADHRIAMSLALAGLMVPGVTIKDPDCVNKTYPAYWRDLRSLGVAMSINGE
- a CDS encoding amino acid ABC transporter permease, which codes for MSQQSIPLPLASAHGAAALPDVARAEKQWHPWRWALSIFVTLLVLRFFMLVATNQNLQWPVVANYMFNPVVLRGLGMTLWLTVLAMVVGFVLGTALALFRMSTIAPLSYFALGFTWLFRSVPTLVLLIFLYNISILIPTVEIGIPFGPVFWSERTNDLVTPFVAATIGLGFHKAAYMSEIIRAGLLSVDDGQKQAATSLGMSPATMLRRVILPQAMRVIIPPTGSEIISTLKLTSLVSVISMADLLYTVETIYARTFQTIPLLVVACLWYLILTSILQIGQRYVEKYFGRGYRSRTGTSDHSAAQE
- a CDS encoding LLM class F420-dependent oxidoreductase; its protein translation is MSIAARIRIAVQLQPVHCTYDALRAAVSRVDASGADILFNSDHFFPSIGEDNGSCFEAWTMLGAWAEQTHHVQLGVSVSGNTYRNAHLLADMARTVDHISRGRAILGIGSGWFRKDHDEYGYDLSDSKSRLEGLDQSLEAIRYRLPRLNPPPAGKLPIMIGNGGDRKPPEMVARYADIWMDFKAPEIVRAYNRELDSVCEAIGRDPRSIERGVAVSPEDLSRVQLFLDAGCTLFMVRTAGPELDLAFLPSWIAWRDALNDHYTVQESRQT
- a CDS encoding DUF2934 domain-containing protein, whose amino-acid sequence is MDERERRIRERAHRLWEEEGRPEGRAESHWFQAKEIVAIEEGHPEMLKPVEAAEREAAEPIEALANAGEFPTLTDQGEMQIPHRPEPVSDGGLATNGVNPEEPAGGGGQNVRSAEEPRRGKKRPRAAPSEL